From the genome of Clavelina lepadiformis chromosome 2, kaClaLepa1.1, whole genome shotgun sequence:
TTCTACAGAAATTTCATGCAGAAACCGTTTTTCAATGCATTTAAGGGGGTCACCAATGCTACGCTCCAAAAGTTATGACTCCGTGATAACTAGTAATGAAGGTTGCGTTTCTTCGCAATGAACACGAGCTGTCCCGAGTGCAGCTTACTTCTAAACAATTCCAACTCTAAAACCCAACTTGTATTGTTGATCTCATATGCCCGAACAAAAGGTACGcaccatatatatataacgagaaaaaaccACGCATAGCAGTAATCAAGGCAGACAAAATTTCCAGTGATATGTCCAAATGAAAACATGATCATGGCGTGGTAGCACCTTGGCTGCCACATGATTAACAATACTAAATACAGTACATCATTTATGCAGAAATGGAAAAAGTAAGCACACAGTTTATTGCGTCATGCAGTGTAAGAGAgttcaatttcaaaaatagaaTACTCCCACATGATACACAAAATTGTAtccaaaataaatgaaaagcaTAGCTTACTAGTTGATTGTAAGTATGGAAATAACACTAATCAATTCAACATGCATTTGCATGTCCATATTTTGGATGCCTGTATGTCAAAATATCCCTAATTTATCAATGGTACAACTAAACTAACctacattttaaaaacacCCCAATAAAACAGAATTAcattgaaatttgaatttttgcgTTACTATCTCTTgaccaacaaaattttttattctgtGTCTATGTATGATTCTAATTCCCTTGAATCTTGAAGTTCACATTGTTGAACAAAAAGTATTTGGAAATAAAAGAGAACAACACATAGTGTAGAATGTAATCAAACATACACAagaacaatatttttaaaggtatGAAAGAATTTAAATTGCATGAACGTTTAAAGATTTCAGCTtggtattttaaaaatgaatcatacattgattataattatatgtGTTCCATATAAGCACAGTGTGTCTGCTTTGCAACCTAGCAAAAGAGTATCTTTTCATTAGCAATAGCTATCACAACATTTAGGAATGAAGTATAACTATTTTTGATGACTCTAAGATTAGTGTGGCTGTACAATTTCACGCTGTTTTAACCAATCAGGTGTGGGATATCTTTCCACTTCCTTCATTGATTGTGGAACATAGCTAACTTTGTATATAGTGTCATCATCTAAAGGAGAATGACTTGAGAAACCTTTATCAGTTGGCTTACAAGATTGCACATGCTTAAGATTTTGGTGATGGACAAAATGTTCTTTCATTGTTGATTGCCCTTCAAACTTGCCACCTAAATTGTTATCATAATAACTAACAtgtttgttcaaactgtattTTACTTACAAGTAAGCAAAATATATGAATTGGATTgggttaaattttgcacatacattaatgaaagttggGCAGAATTAAATTTTCTGCAAGCCAATtcctttgttttaaattatcttaACACCTGCTTGTGTCagtacaaaacatttttcaagatTTGCCACACAAATCAATGAAAAAGGTAATTTAATTTCTCAAACTAATATTACAGCAAAAAATACTACCTAATGTGGTTCCATCTTGAAGTTTTTGCCTCATTCGTGGAGAAGTGCTTTCCAAATTCCACTTTTTAAAGCTATTATTATATTGAGTAGCACAATCAAGTGGTACGTCTGGAGGTCTGTAGGTAAATGACTGCTTTGTAGTTGttggttttaaattaatattaGGAGAGCTAAAATTAAGCCTCTGTGTTGTTTGAAAATCTATATTCCCCTTTGGCTTCTCATAAGTAAGTGCAGCATTGGGTTTGCGTGAAACAGTGGGCCAAGCCACAAAATTATCACGAAATTCTGAAGATGATGCTAAAGGACAATTTGAAACCATGCTTGTTTGTACTGGACGCATGGTTTCAGCTGGCAAAGACTTTGCTCCTGTATAGTCCGTTTGAAACGTCGTGATCAATGCCATAGGAACTTCTGGCATTACGTATTTCTCTTTTTCTGTAACACTTCTGCACTTTATCTCATGAGGAATAAAACTTGTGCTATGCTCTGTATGACTTTGTAACGGCTCGTTTGACTGCATTGCCTTTACAGAAGGCTGTGCAGATTCCCGAGGAGGAGCAAACTGGTATCTGTAATCCTTTTAGAAATACAAAAAGACAAGGTAATAATTTCTTGTTAGTTTTACCTACTAGTAACACTACTGATGAGCTTACACAGATCATTTTTCCGGCATAAGAGTAGATTTAGAGAAAAtgaattattatgcaaaatgatttgaaatgaaatatatattttaatcTAATTATGGAAAGCTGTACAGCAGTTTTGGTGGAAAGAACTTTTAAACATAATATGTTTCACAGAAAAGTTTGGTTTATTATTCTTTCATCCACAGcaaatttaactacaaaaagaGCAACTATATATTTAACTCTTACAACTCTTTACTTTCCACAGTCAATGGTGAAAAAAGAACATTACAATACAATAACTCACGTAGTACCATTACTTACTCGCTGAGAAGTGGATGACTGTTCCATTGAAACAGATGGTTTTTCGTATTTGTTATTAGGTCTATGTTGTATACGAGGTGGAAGAGCCCATTTTTTGTAATCACCTAAATTGATAGCTctaatcaaatatttttgtcatcaacttcaagattaaaataattttcaaatgcCTGATGAAACATTATAATGCTATAAAGTCATGACAATGTGTTTACGTAACTCATTTCTTTGATGGTAAATTGGTgattacaaagtttttgttatcatcatttttgtggcatgtattgttttatcaaaccgaaatttttgttgcaaatagAGAATACATTACCAATATGGTTCTTAATGTTTCAGTGCATCTTACTGTACCATTACATGTGGATTTTAATCAAGTAAATACAGTATTGTTGCATAATGTTATACTATTTGAGTTTTTGCAAACACGAATACCATGTAGTGGTATGATGCCACAGATGAATCACTAAATTATTTGCTATCAGcccaaaacaataaaatttcatctaAAGACTGTCAAATTTCTCTTATAACAtgatctaaaacatttgcttttgtttcaaaaaataaaaaataacagtcTTTAAATAGCgattgaaaccaaaaattGTTTGGCAAACTGTGACCTTCATTTTAAGAAAGGTTATCACTAATCAAGCTAGGCCATCATTTTTCACCAAATTCGACATAAGTAATGTTGTATTTGCGTTTGCCATTGTTAGTAAGCAAGTTTAGGTTTACATCTACCCATTTATCAGGTAATCGagtaaattgtaaattgttAATTTACTTGGcttagttaaattttaattagactttgtggattatttttatatacaaATGTAGGACTTACACAAAAATCATGTATtactaaattaaataatcaGTTATTATTGAAAGTTTAGGTAAATTAGTTTGAATAACATCGGGGTTTTTGACGAATAAATCAATATTGCAACATCTGTAAGCTGTAACCTTTCTaacagttttgttattttaattcGTAATTTTACAGTACACATTGTTTAAGTAATTGTTACACATGGTAGCCAGTTGGCTTGAGCGCTAGTTTTGCAATAGGTACGGCCCAATAGGTATGGcacacatttttcatttatatagTATTTcccaaatttaaaactgtccaccaggtccactgaacaggagtaAGTGTCATTTATGCCTTCCCCAAGAGCATTACAACGATATAGCGCCATTCAATTTCAAACTCGAAACCCGGGCCTTACACATGGTAGTCAGTTGGTTTGAGCGGTATCCTTGCAACAGGTAAGGCCCAAGTTTCGAGTTCGAAACCGAATGGCGCTATAtcgttgtaatgcccttgggaCTGGCCCAAAAAAGCTAGCTCAGTAACCAGAATTCAAGTGATGAGAAATAATCATtggatttaaaaaaacatgcCCATGgtcatgcaaagactttcctcaatCCGAAGATTAAGATTATCACACCATAGGGAAAGCGCTTACAGTTTATGCTAACAACAAGTTTATTATGAAAacattggttatatttttgtatcaGGTACTCAAAcatcaaataataataatcaaccATTTACTAAACACAAATCGTAAAATcattcaaataaaactttattacCAAAATGCTAATGACTAACAatcgattattttttgacttacaaaacaaaagtttttgacctaaaaattgaaaattttgacaaattttgacattaaaaaacttttttttgacgtatgaagaactcaagtagttaaattgcgcattattgtacaaaaagttaaaatttattgtagtaaagaagtgcaaaaatctgaacacagacctagcctattctaaaaagggaaatgagctaattataaatcactgccaaaatactgcaactaagacacaataaaaactgttcaatacatttgtctaaactaaagatacatgaagtatctaaagcaaaaccc
Proteins encoded in this window:
- the LOC143445277 gene encoding stabilizer of axonemal microtubules 1-like; the protein is MKHQKWWNRPSSFGFLNYGHKGTSSSEYIETYKYRPVLPRESCKPNVPTLTSSTHMSNKTTFRNDYITHPLSKHEPPPKAFYVPPSTSMQGASTYTQDYPGHGVCLREFYGQKEVRRLPIEKFDANPTYLSDYKKWALPPRIQHRPNNKYEKPSVSMEQSSTSQRDYRYQFAPPRESAQPSVKAMQSNEPLQSHTEHSTSFIPHEIKCRSVTEKEKYVMPEVPMALITTFQTDYTGAKSLPAETMRPVQTSMVSNCPLASSSEFRDNFVAWPTVSRKPNAALTYEKPKGNIDFQTTQRLNFSSPNINLKPTTTKQSFTYRPPDVPLDCATQYNNSFKKWNLESTSPRMRQKLQDGTTLGGKFEGQSTMKEHFVHHQNLKHVQSCKPTDKGFSSHSPLDDDTIYKVSYVPQSMKEVERYPTPDWLKQREIVQPH